One region of Luteolibacter yonseiensis genomic DNA includes:
- a CDS encoding DNRLRE domain-containing protein, with protein MKFKHLSSLPLAIFAASCAQTWAAEPVTIVFQNGLKHPADPSELYNGEVDRQITLTGGSSGTTMNIDGGGDKWGDSAYSNALLRFNDIETIIPQGAKIIEAKLTVVAGTGGNDHSGDIFQVYRLTREFDSSSSMATRDGVVGFGDDGVIGDSDWLLGTFRPPNVTGGLSASTDITRAVQSWVDGSPNYGIGINPNRGTNAWIFNSSGATNPSLRPKLEVTYILGDDAKSVDYQQGLNGYTGAADMILNRNGATSTTPGNSELGRNFPNEKGLDGLNPANTNEADIPGLLRFDGIEQSLTGRKIEKATLKFVTGGFGTLNADKNLVFVDDSSHSSGPFTVHRLLVPFTETTKYGPTGSFTGESGKLLAAGNIITPAVATLRDMARTEVVDVDVTEAVKAWAAGAQNNGLYIGAGTPDAWAFYFSGATNAARRPVLNIVSSEIPPVTITSPVNASRHTIGTPFDLQATTTSPATKVDFVVDGETFQSDESNPFSVSFPADKFGNFTLRATMTRPDLTTVSSEDVKFSVLPPAGVGGLYFDGAADHVTLGNPAALKLSTFTLETWFRRETKGTSTNTGGVVAIPLIAKGREQADSSALDMNWFLGIRESDGVLCADFEGTGANAAAGGGVNAPVVGRTPVPFGQWQHAAAAFDGTHWRLYLNGNLEAVVEAPKINGNPIIPRADSVQHASIASALNSGGLPEGAFGGFIDEARVWNVARTQVQIRETINSELETAGGLVARFGMSEGSGTSITSSVAPNLVGTFVSAPVWATGQTYNGSANPTIRFLSPAEGLSITNTTPLTYTVEASDPDGTISKVEYYDNDILVATVTTPPYSFTYATPPVAIRRMVAVVYDNLGNSSRTDNILTTSVNYNSPTVPGYSAGIIDGKDVDLATGTELETEAASPAPWTVLASTAAPRAFTGLGTDSGDIAVNINGTAAPFNAGVLLTTNTSLNGNLAPYDNVVAPYNADGVYHVSSRDNSGPGDAHPTTAPESSSFSLGWFPFAQGWTGANIAADGTVIAGSSNLPATARITRPTNDQGVIAGTYHIYGLPMTGNVIVVSAGNDSDNVASVVRSGDNWIVTTRDNFQTTEDSDFTILYIPSTATRVLSGWLNQKTSTSGDFETTALNGDLATLGFTVNQTARGYELTFGDGSAINPSNTALFICADNNPGQSNNGGDNIYHYSAAGNSFLIFSQDLPGLNRANQASGFRFLATPINPTLPGANEVSITPIRNSTAEDDADATLKFQVSRSGATTGDQVVNYTVSGTATSGSDFTPLTGSVTIPAGAASAEIVVSLLKDSTLEQDETVIITLAAGPGYTPGSSTSAAGVIQDSRPVFPTTTLVFQEGNNYTGQFQLQISDQGTTRLGSTIEVYGVDGGIPDVNDLMRFDNIFGNTAGRIPSNAKILDASLTITVGGSTNDTSPGPFVVDRLTVPVDATTTHDSISNGNSGPLQGARGGSARTPVAGFPRLALNAVGSANVTSILREWASGMPNYGFSIYDGGTSDALSYGTVGHKTLSKRPKLTVTYTTVPVREYTLFGDRSSVISYKSGTSTVDGATLEGHIGTIVSDPLATKEAFLKFPFAFDGSPNSIPANEEIVRAELLIHTNGEGDGEGEGQSSTPTEIHQVLQDWTPATSYGLNGPVIGEHVAESTAALTGLGQNSTTAVDVTSIIRNWRAGAPNFGFYLKPKGGNDNWTFYFPGAAADVAPRLRIFTIGGDAPEGNSFEAWAASFDAAGITMDSDNDHDGITALVEYALGFNPTTPNVLPTALRNGNQFSLSFPKGTLAANDPRISYRIVSSTDLGVWTAESSAVNDPTAISLTHTLGADKKFFRLEVVHTP; from the coding sequence ATGAAATTCAAACATCTATCATCTCTCCCTCTCGCGATCTTCGCCGCGTCCTGCGCGCAGACATGGGCCGCCGAACCGGTGACAATCGTCTTTCAAAACGGCTTGAAACACCCCGCCGACCCCTCGGAGCTATACAATGGAGAGGTGGACCGCCAGATCACCCTGACGGGCGGAAGCTCCGGGACCACGATGAACATCGATGGCGGTGGCGACAAATGGGGGGATTCCGCTTATTCCAACGCGCTGCTCCGGTTCAATGACATCGAAACCATCATCCCGCAGGGCGCGAAGATCATCGAGGCGAAGCTGACCGTAGTGGCGGGAACGGGAGGCAATGACCATAGCGGAGACATCTTCCAGGTCTACCGCCTGACAAGGGAGTTCGACTCGTCGTCAAGCATGGCGACCCGTGATGGCGTCGTGGGTTTCGGTGATGACGGGGTGATCGGTGATTCGGACTGGCTGCTGGGAACCTTCCGGCCACCGAACGTGACCGGCGGCTTGAGCGCTTCCACCGACATCACCCGTGCGGTGCAGTCATGGGTGGATGGATCGCCGAACTACGGCATTGGAATCAACCCGAACCGGGGAACCAACGCGTGGATCTTCAATTCCTCCGGAGCCACCAACCCCAGCCTGCGCCCGAAACTCGAGGTGACCTATATCCTCGGGGATGACGCGAAGTCGGTCGACTATCAGCAGGGACTCAACGGATACACCGGCGCGGCGGACATGATTCTCAACCGGAACGGCGCCACGAGCACGACGCCGGGGAACAGCGAGCTGGGACGCAACTTTCCGAATGAGAAGGGTCTCGACGGATTGAATCCCGCCAACACCAATGAGGCGGACATTCCGGGCCTGTTGCGCTTTGACGGCATCGAGCAGAGCCTCACGGGGCGCAAGATTGAAAAGGCGACGCTGAAATTCGTCACAGGCGGCTTCGGCACACTCAACGCGGACAAGAACCTCGTCTTTGTGGATGACAGTTCGCATAGCTCGGGTCCGTTCACCGTGCACCGCCTGCTGGTTCCATTCACTGAAACCACCAAATATGGCCCGACCGGCAGCTTCACCGGCGAAAGCGGCAAACTCCTCGCCGCAGGGAACATCATCACCCCCGCCGTCGCCACCCTCAGGGACATGGCGAGGACGGAAGTGGTGGATGTGGATGTGACCGAAGCGGTGAAGGCGTGGGCGGCCGGTGCCCAGAACAACGGTCTCTACATCGGCGCGGGCACGCCGGATGCCTGGGCGTTCTATTTTTCCGGAGCCACGAACGCGGCCCGCCGTCCGGTCCTCAACATCGTCTCCAGCGAAATTCCTCCGGTCACGATCACCAGCCCGGTGAACGCCTCGCGCCATACGATCGGCACGCCTTTCGACCTCCAGGCGACCACCACCTCTCCAGCCACGAAGGTGGACTTTGTTGTCGATGGTGAGACCTTCCAGTCCGACGAGAGCAATCCATTCTCGGTGTCCTTCCCTGCGGACAAGTTTGGCAATTTCACCCTCCGCGCGACGATGACCCGCCCGGATCTGACCACCGTCTCGTCGGAGGACGTCAAGTTCTCGGTGCTTCCTCCCGCCGGCGTCGGCGGTCTTTATTTCGACGGAGCGGCGGATCACGTCACCCTGGGGAATCCGGCCGCATTGAAGCTTTCCACCTTCACCTTGGAAACCTGGTTCCGCCGTGAAACGAAGGGAACCTCCACCAACACGGGAGGCGTGGTCGCCATCCCGCTGATCGCGAAGGGTCGCGAACAAGCCGACTCCTCCGCGCTCGACATGAACTGGTTCCTCGGAATCCGCGAAAGCGATGGCGTGCTCTGCGCCGACTTCGAGGGAACCGGCGCCAATGCGGCGGCCGGAGGCGGAGTGAACGCTCCGGTTGTCGGCCGGACTCCCGTCCCATTCGGCCAGTGGCAGCATGCCGCCGCGGCCTTCGACGGCACCCACTGGCGTCTCTACCTGAACGGCAACCTCGAGGCCGTGGTCGAAGCCCCCAAGATCAATGGAAATCCGATCATACCCCGCGCGGACAGCGTCCAGCATGCGTCGATCGCCTCGGCATTGAATTCCGGTGGTCTTCCCGAAGGAGCCTTCGGCGGCTTCATCGACGAAGCCCGCGTTTGGAACGTCGCCCGCACACAGGTCCAGATCCGCGAGACGATCAACTCGGAACTGGAAACCGCCGGGGGCCTCGTCGCCCGCTTCGGCATGAGCGAGGGATCGGGAACTTCAATCACCAGCAGCGTCGCCCCGAACCTGGTGGGAACCTTCGTCAGCGCTCCGGTCTGGGCCACGGGCCAGACCTACAACGGCAGCGCCAACCCGACGATCCGTTTCCTCAGCCCTGCGGAAGGCCTGTCCATCACCAACACCACACCGCTCACCTACACGGTGGAGGCGAGTGATCCGGACGGCACGATCTCCAAGGTGGAATACTACGATAACGACATCCTCGTCGCCACCGTGACCACTCCTCCGTATTCCTTCACCTATGCCACACCTCCTGTCGCGATCCGCCGCATGGTGGCGGTGGTTTATGACAACCTCGGCAACAGCAGCCGCACGGACAACATCCTCACCACCTCTGTGAACTACAATTCACCGACGGTCCCGGGTTACTCGGCGGGAATCATCGACGGCAAGGATGTCGACCTCGCCACCGGAACCGAGCTTGAAACAGAGGCGGCAAGTCCCGCCCCCTGGACCGTGCTCGCCTCCACCGCGGCTCCGCGCGCCTTCACCGGCCTTGGAACGGACTCGGGTGACATCGCGGTCAACATCAATGGCACGGCGGCCCCATTCAACGCGGGCGTGCTGCTCACCACCAACACGAGCCTCAACGGCAACCTCGCGCCATACGACAACGTCGTCGCCCCCTACAACGCGGATGGCGTCTATCACGTGAGCAGCCGCGACAACAGCGGTCCGGGAGACGCGCATCCGACGACCGCTCCGGAGTCCTCGTCGTTCTCGCTCGGTTGGTTCCCGTTCGCCCAAGGCTGGACAGGCGCGAACATCGCCGCGGATGGAACGGTCATCGCCGGCAGCAGCAACCTGCCCGCCACCGCGAGGATCACCCGGCCAACGAACGATCAAGGAGTCATCGCGGGAACCTACCACATCTACGGTCTGCCGATGACAGGCAACGTCATCGTCGTCTCGGCGGGCAATGACTCGGACAACGTGGCCTCGGTCGTCCGCTCCGGAGACAACTGGATCGTCACCACCCGTGACAACTTCCAAACCACCGAGGACAGCGACTTCACGATCCTCTACATCCCGAGCACGGCCACCCGTGTCCTCAGCGGATGGCTGAACCAGAAGACTTCGACCAGCGGGGATTTCGAGACCACCGCGCTCAATGGCGACCTCGCCACTCTCGGGTTCACGGTCAACCAAACCGCCCGGGGGTATGAACTGACCTTTGGTGACGGCAGCGCGATCAATCCCTCGAACACCGCTCTGTTCATCTGTGCGGACAACAATCCGGGACAAAGCAACAACGGCGGTGACAACATCTATCACTACTCCGCCGCGGGGAACAGCTTCCTGATCTTCTCCCAGGATCTTCCCGGCCTCAACCGCGCCAACCAGGCGAGTGGTTTCCGCTTCCTGGCCACCCCGATCAATCCAACCTTGCCCGGTGCGAACGAGGTCTCGATCACTCCGATCAGGAATTCCACCGCCGAGGACGACGCGGATGCCACGTTGAAATTCCAGGTCTCGCGCTCCGGCGCCACGACCGGGGACCAGGTGGTCAACTACACCGTCAGCGGCACCGCCACCTCCGGCAGTGATTTCACCCCGCTCACCGGATCGGTGACGATCCCGGCCGGAGCGGCATCTGCGGAAATCGTGGTTTCCCTCCTGAAGGATTCCACCTTGGAACAGGATGAAACCGTGATCATCACGCTTGCCGCCGGACCGGGTTACACCCCGGGCTCGTCCACCTCGGCAGCCGGTGTGATCCAGGATTCGAGGCCGGTCTTTCCGACGACCACCCTGGTCTTCCAGGAGGGCAACAACTACACCGGCCAGTTCCAACTGCAGATCAGCGACCAAGGAACCACCCGACTCGGCTCCACGATCGAGGTTTATGGTGTCGACGGCGGCATTCCGGATGTGAACGACCTGATGCGCTTCGACAACATCTTCGGCAATACCGCCGGCAGGATCCCTTCGAATGCGAAGATCCTCGATGCCTCCCTCACGATCACCGTCGGCGGTTCCACCAACGACACCTCGCCAGGGCCGTTCGTCGTCGACCGCCTGACGGTGCCTGTCGATGCGACAACCACGCATGACAGCATCTCGAACGGCAACAGCGGACCGCTGCAAGGCGCCCGCGGGGGATCCGCCCGCACACCTGTCGCCGGCTTCCCTCGTCTCGCCCTGAACGCGGTCGGCAGCGCCAATGTGACGAGCATCCTCCGGGAGTGGGCGTCCGGCATGCCGAACTACGGGTTCAGCATCTACGATGGTGGAACGAGCGATGCGCTCAGCTACGGCACCGTTGGCCACAAGACCCTGTCGAAACGGCCGAAGCTGACGGTGACCTACACCACCGTGCCGGTCCGGGAATACACCCTGTTCGGCGATCGTTCCTCGGTGATCAGCTACAAGTCCGGGACCTCCACCGTGGATGGTGCCACGCTCGAGGGCCACATCGGAACAATCGTTTCGGATCCGTTGGCAACCAAGGAGGCCTTCCTGAAGTTCCCGTTCGCGTTTGATGGAAGCCCGAACTCCATTCCTGCGAATGAGGAGATCGTCAGGGCCGAACTGCTCATCCACACGAACGGCGAAGGCGATGGCGAAGGCGAAGGCCAGAGCAGCACGCCGACCGAGATCCACCAGGTGCTGCAGGATTGGACCCCTGCGACCTCGTATGGGCTCAATGGCCCGGTCATCGGCGAGCACGTCGCGGAGAGCACCGCCGCCCTCACGGGTCTCGGACAAAACTCCACCACGGCGGTGGATGTCACCTCGATCATCCGCAACTGGCGCGCCGGAGCCCCGAACTTCGGCTTCTACCTGAAGCCGAAGGGTGGCAACGACAACTGGACATTCTACTTCCCGGGTGCCGCTGCCGACGTCGCTCCGCGTCTCCGGATCTTCACCATCGGTGGCGATGCTCCGGAAGGGAATTCTTTCGAAGCCTGGGCCGCCTCGTTCGATGCCGCCGGGATCACGATGGATTCCGACAACGACCATGACGGCATCACCGCCCTGGTGGAATACGCGCTCGGCTTCAATCCGACCACCCCGAACGTGTTGCCCACGGCCTTGCGCAACGGGAATCAGTTCAGCCTGTCCTTCCCCAAGGGCACCCTGGCTGCGAATGATCCACGGATCAGCTACCGCATCGTGAGCAGCACGGACCTGGGTGTTTGGACCGCCGAATCGTCCGCGGTGAACGACCCCACCGCCATCTCGCTGACCCACACCCTGGGAGCGGACAAGAAATTCTTCCGTCTGGAAGTCGTCCACACTCCTTGA